From the Alkalibacter rhizosphaerae genome, one window contains:
- a CDS encoding ABC transporter permease: MVMKNGAFWKNLFRSILRGKGRFLSVMAIIFLGVSFFAGINATKPDMILSADEYFKDQELGDYRIISPLGFKEEDKRSMETIDDVEQVQYGYSKDLFMTMPGGQLSIVKVLSWKDQEGKNGKELNIPYLEEGRMPERSGEILLEKSMYGSVELELGSKVELVLPKEESWEDFFYTKTFTVVGFVRSPLYITFERGQTNIGDGSLDSFAYIMESDFAMEFYNEAYIRVKNADQKQAYSQEYKEVVRRPENALETLGETAMARETGVLRRELEENRDIFLAEKEDAQNQLEEAREELESAQQEIDNGYRKLEEEEARYKQEIESGENQLKASQAQLEYATIQYIDGYTEWLEGYNTYQDGRMDLIEAKFQLDDAEIRIETGQADLDNAKTQLDALAVTIDALKEVRDGLPEDSELPTPEEYEALMIEIEAISPALAQVLRATDPNTITGIRDSLNGAIATLEENYETGMAQWEEGNRQLEEARVEYSAGLKAYEQGVAELQEGREEIDSGKVELDQAKMQIEEGNLKVRQGKEELEEAKAQLETSINEGYLQLEKAQVELDDGWKVFLEEEKDALAQIADAEEKIKDAQRQLLELPKEWFVFTREGNPGYSGYGDDADRIGAVAKIFPLFFFLVAALVCLTTMTRMVDEERTQIGTLKALGYGTGRISSKYLIYSMVASTAGAVLGFSLGFQLFPRLIMTVYGGMYNIPVMRSPYHLNYALLSLAIATLTTTVAAVGASLSTLRSTPATLMQPKAPPPGKRILLERFTLLWDRMSFIQKVTARNIFRYKRRFLMTVIGIAGCSALLLTGFGIRDSVNAISDVQFDEVFLYDGVVVADPDNEKFEGFDPLLQDNPDVEEYGAIHLESVSVYSEKGGREFEASLYIPEDLGLFPRFFDLHQRIGKEPYVLGTDGAVITEKLAKLLDIEEGDVLEYRDTDNRVYQFTVAGLAENYLGHNIFMSPEYFDQVTLRSPVYNGGIFNRAEGVAFQEGPFKEKLLSREGVLAVSLTDTFRKEFYDTMGSLDYVVLVLILSAGALAFVVLYNLTNINITERIREIATIKVLGFRSKEVSAYVYRENLVLSFIGTVAGLGLGFVLHKFVMDTMEVDNMMFGKIIHWSSYLFSIALTLIFAVLVNVLMFYKLRNIDMVESLKSVE; encoded by the coding sequence ATGGTGATGAAAAACGGAGCCTTCTGGAAGAACCTGTTTCGGTCCATCCTGCGGGGGAAAGGACGTTTTCTGTCGGTCATGGCCATCATTTTTTTGGGGGTCAGCTTTTTTGCGGGAATCAACGCCACCAAACCGGACATGATCCTCTCTGCCGACGAGTATTTCAAGGACCAGGAGTTGGGAGATTATCGGATCATTTCACCTTTGGGTTTTAAAGAGGAAGACAAAAGATCCATGGAAACCATTGACGACGTGGAACAGGTCCAATATGGGTACTCCAAAGATCTGTTCATGACCATGCCGGGGGGCCAGCTTTCCATCGTCAAGGTCTTGAGCTGGAAAGACCAGGAAGGGAAAAATGGCAAGGAACTGAATATCCCTTATTTGGAGGAAGGTCGGATGCCGGAAAGATCCGGGGAGATCCTTCTGGAAAAAAGCATGTATGGATCGGTGGAGCTGGAATTGGGATCGAAAGTGGAGCTGGTCCTGCCCAAAGAGGAAAGCTGGGAAGACTTTTTCTATACAAAAACCTTTACAGTAGTGGGTTTTGTCCGATCGCCCCTGTATATCACCTTCGAACGGGGCCAGACGAATATTGGGGACGGTTCTCTTGATTCCTTTGCCTACATCATGGAATCCGACTTTGCCATGGAGTTTTACAACGAGGCTTACATTCGTGTAAAAAATGCAGATCAAAAGCAAGCTTATTCCCAGGAGTACAAGGAAGTGGTCCGACGGCCGGAAAATGCCTTGGAAACCCTTGGAGAAACGGCAATGGCCCGGGAGACGGGAGTGTTGCGGCGGGAATTGGAAGAAAACAGAGACATTTTCCTGGCAGAAAAGGAAGACGCTCAAAACCAGTTGGAGGAAGCCAGGGAAGAACTGGAATCCGCCCAGCAGGAGATCGACAACGGCTACCGAAAACTGGAGGAGGAAGAGGCCCGATACAAACAGGAGATCGAAAGCGGTGAAAATCAGCTCAAAGCCTCCCAGGCCCAGCTGGAATATGCCACCATACAGTACATCGACGGGTACACAGAATGGTTGGAAGGTTACAATACCTACCAAGACGGGCGAATGGATTTGATCGAAGCAAAGTTTCAGCTGGATGACGCCGAGATCCGCATCGAAACGGGTCAGGCGGATCTGGACAATGCCAAGACCCAACTGGACGCTTTAGCGGTGACCATCGACGCTCTCAAGGAAGTACGGGATGGTCTGCCGGAGGATTCGGAGCTTCCAACACCGGAAGAATACGAAGCCTTGATGATCGAGATCGAGGCCATCTCTCCTGCGCTGGCACAAGTGCTTCGAGCGACGGATCCAAACACCATCACCGGTATTCGAGACTCCCTCAACGGAGCCATCGCCACCCTGGAAGAAAACTATGAAACAGGAATGGCCCAGTGGGAAGAAGGAAATCGACAGTTGGAAGAGGCCAGAGTGGAATACAGTGCTGGTCTGAAAGCCTATGAACAAGGTGTGGCGGAACTCCAGGAAGGCCGGGAAGAGATCGACTCGGGGAAAGTAGAGCTGGATCAGGCGAAAATGCAGATCGAGGAAGGAAATCTGAAAGTTCGTCAAGGAAAAGAAGAGCTGGAAGAAGCCAAGGCTCAACTGGAAACGTCCATCAATGAGGGGTATCTACAATTGGAGAAAGCCCAGGTTGAATTGGATGATGGTTGGAAGGTCTTCCTGGAAGAAGAAAAAGACGCCCTGGCCCAAATTGCCGATGCGGAAGAAAAGATCAAGGATGCCCAACGCCAGTTGTTGGAACTTCCCAAAGAATGGTTTGTTTTCACCAGGGAAGGAAATCCCGGCTATTCAGGGTATGGAGACGACGCCGACCGAATCGGAGCCGTAGCAAAGATTTTTCCTTTGTTCTTCTTTTTGGTGGCAGCCTTGGTATGCCTGACCACCATGACCAGAATGGTGGACGAAGAGCGGACCCAGATCGGGACACTCAAAGCCCTGGGGTATGGGACAGGAAGGATCTCTTCCAAATACCTGATCTATTCCATGGTGGCCAGCACGGCTGGCGCCGTCTTGGGATTTTCCCTGGGATTTCAGTTGTTTCCCCGGCTCATCATGACGGTGTACGGAGGGATGTACAACATCCCCGTCATGCGCAGTCCCTATCATTTGAATTACGCCTTGCTGTCCCTGGCCATAGCCACATTGACAACAACGGTGGCGGCAGTGGGGGCCAGCTTGTCCACCCTGCGGTCCACACCGGCTACCTTGATGCAGCCGAAAGCGCCTCCACCGGGGAAACGGATCCTTTTGGAGCGGTTTACGCTCTTGTGGGATCGGATGAGTTTCATCCAAAAGGTCACTGCCCGAAATATTTTCCGATATAAAAGACGGTTTCTCATGACCGTCATCGGCATCGCCGGCTGCAGTGCATTGCTGCTCACCGGTTTTGGCATCCGGGATTCCGTCAATGCCATATCCGATGTTCAGTTCGATGAAGTGTTCCTCTACGACGGGGTGGTCGTGGCCGATCCGGACAACGAAAAATTTGAAGGATTTGACCCACTGCTCCAAGATAATCCGGACGTGGAGGAGTACGGTGCCATCCATCTGGAATCCGTTTCCGTCTACTCAGAAAAGGGAGGTCGGGAGTTTGAAGCAAGTCTCTACATCCCAGAAGATCTGGGTCTGTTTCCCCGTTTCTTCGACCTTCATCAACGGATCGGCAAGGAACCCTACGTGCTGGGAACGGATGGGGCCGTCATTACGGAAAAACTGGCGAAATTGCTGGATATCGAAGAAGGAGACGTATTGGAGTACCGGGATACGGACAACCGGGTCTACCAATTCACTGTTGCCGGTTTGGCGGAAAACTACCTGGGACACAACATATTCATGTCTCCGGAATACTTTGATCAGGTGACCCTGAGAAGTCCTGTTTATAATGGGGGGATCTTCAATCGGGCGGAAGGAGTGGCCTTTCAGGAAGGGCCCTTCAAGGAAAAACTTCTCTCCAGGGAAGGGGTGTTGGCAGTATCTCTGACGGATACCTTCCGAAAGGAGTTTTACGATACCATGGGAAGTTTGGATTATGTGGTATTGGTGCTGATCCTGTCCGCCGGTGCCTTGGCCTTTGTGGTGCTTTACAATCTGACTAACATCAACATCACGGAGCGGATCCGGGAGATCGCCACCATCAAGGTATTGGGCTTCCGCAGCAAGGAAGTATCCGCCTATGTTTATCGGGAGAATCTGGTCCTGTCCTTCATTGGCACCGTGGCCGGCTTGGGACTGGGATTTGTCCTTCACAAGTTCGTCATGGATACCATGGAAGTGGACAATATGATGTTCGGAAAGATCATCCATTGGTCCAGTTACCTTTTTTCCATTGCTTTGACCCTGATCTTTGCTGTTTTGGTCAATGTGCTCATGTTTTATAAACTGCGAAACATCGACATGGTGGAATCGCTGAAATCCGTAGAATAG
- a CDS encoding TetR/AcrR family transcriptional regulator, which translates to MRITKEPEIRRMEIVGAAKTLFEELGVERTSMAKIAQKAKVTKGLVYYYFSSKEELVEAVVEGLAMETDRMLMEILEDEKQDFLEKLSNILGLYFGVIRKNATLMALSNTNPGVFELVKNKLVESAIYHTKDLISQGMKEGVLQIEYPEYTLKILIGGIADLYQEGMEDPKVMAVLIEQVLSLPKGTLQIL; encoded by the coding sequence ATGCGAATCACGAAAGAACCGGAAATACGAAGAATGGAGATCGTTGGAGCAGCCAAAACCCTTTTCGAAGAATTGGGGGTGGAGCGGACCTCCATGGCCAAGATCGCCCAAAAGGCGAAAGTGACCAAAGGGCTGGTCTACTACTACTTTTCTTCCAAGGAAGAATTGGTGGAAGCGGTGGTGGAAGGGCTGGCCATGGAGACGGACCGGATGCTCATGGAGATCCTCGAAGACGAGAAACAGGATTTTTTGGAGAAGCTTTCCAATATTTTAGGCCTTTATTTTGGAGTGATCCGAAAGAACGCCACCTTGATGGCTTTGTCCAACACCAACCCCGGCGTCTTTGAGCTGGTAAAAAACAAATTGGTGGAATCGGCCATTTACCATACCAAAGATTTGATAAGCCAGGGGATGAAGGAAGGAGTCCTTCAGATCGAATATCCGGAATACACCTTGAAGATCCTCATCGGAGGCATTGCAGATCTGTACCAGGAGGGGATGGAGGACCCAAAAGTGATGGCCGTTCTCATCGAACAGGTCCTGTCCCTGCCCAAAGGGACCTTGCAGATCCTTTGA
- a CDS encoding DUF503 domain-containing protein — protein sequence MFVMGCVFKLRILESGSLKEKRRIIKGLMEKIRNRYRVSVVEAGAQDLWDQSEIGCAFGANHAQDLENRLEKILQLVETTPQVEIVEMVVDTIKLD from the coding sequence ATGTTCGTCATGGGATGCGTCTTTAAGCTTCGGATCCTGGAGTCTGGAAGTTTGAAGGAAAAGCGGCGGATCATCAAGGGTTTGATGGAAAAAATCAGAAATAGATACAGGGTTTCCGTGGTGGAAGCCGGAGCCCAGGACCTGTGGGACCAAAGCGAGATCGGATGTGCATTTGGTGCAAATCACGCCCAAGACTTGGAGAATCGCCTGGAGAAGATCCTTCAATTGGTGGAAACGACCCCCCAAGTTGAGATCGTGGAAATGGTGGTCGATACCATAAAATTGGATTAA
- a CDS encoding ABC transporter ATP-binding protein, whose protein sequence is MAFIQLKDVVKTYTMGEVVIKAVDGVDFEIEKGDFAVVLGASGAGKTTVLNLLGGMDHFDSGSITVDGADLARFNERMLTEYRRFDIGFVFQFYNLVQNLTARENVELATQISKDPMNVDTVLNMVGLQDRKDNFPSQLSGGEQQRVAIARALAKNPKMLLCDEPTGALDYETGKSILQLLQDTSRNQDMTVIVITHNAAIAQMADKVIKMKSGKVRDFVINKNPVAVEGIEW, encoded by the coding sequence ATGGCTTTTATACAATTGAAGGACGTGGTCAAAACCTATACCATGGGGGAAGTGGTCATCAAAGCGGTGGACGGCGTCGATTTTGAAATAGAAAAAGGAGATTTTGCCGTAGTATTGGGAGCTTCCGGCGCTGGAAAGACCACGGTGTTGAACTTGCTGGGAGGGATGGATCACTTCGATTCAGGAAGCATCACTGTGGATGGTGCCGATCTGGCCCGGTTCAACGAACGGATGCTGACAGAGTATCGACGGTTCGACATCGGATTTGTCTTCCAGTTTTACAACCTGGTCCAAAACTTGACAGCACGGGAAAATGTGGAGCTGGCCACCCAGATTTCCAAAGATCCCATGAATGTGGACACGGTACTCAACATGGTGGGCTTGCAGGACCGGAAGGACAACTTTCCCTCCCAGCTCTCCGGCGGTGAACAACAACGGGTGGCCATTGCCCGGGCTCTGGCAAAGAATCCCAAGATGCTCCTCTGCGACGAACCTACAGGAGCTCTGGATTATGAAACGGGAAAATCCATCCTCCAGCTCCTCCAGGATACATCGAGGAATCAAGACATGACGGTCATTGTCATAACCCATAACGCCGCCATCGCCCAGATGGCGGATAAAGTGATCAAAATGAAAAGCGGAAAAGTCCGTGACTTTGTGATCAATAAAAATCCGGTGGCTGTGGAAGGGATCGAATGGTGA
- a CDS encoding GyrI-like domain-containing protein: MRKEHAMEPKLIKQEDQPVLCIRTTTNTTDLYPTVDALTEQLEKHCTNFQVTPTGVVYTAYSNFENKNFDLEVGIPTDKIYPGLENILSTIIPAGTYLQAIYKGPYRKMRPFYAMLNDWLKEAGYKSGEVNYERYLNSTKDVEEEELLTEVLLPVEPI, encoded by the coding sequence ATGAGAAAGGAGCACGCCATGGAACCGAAACTGATCAAACAAGAGGACCAACCCGTACTTTGCATTCGCACCACCACCAACACCACGGATCTGTATCCTACGGTGGATGCCCTGACGGAGCAGCTGGAAAAGCACTGCACCAATTTTCAAGTCACACCCACTGGCGTCGTCTATACGGCCTATTCCAATTTCGAAAATAAAAATTTTGATTTGGAAGTGGGGATCCCGACAGACAAGATCTATCCCGGTCTTGAAAACATTCTTTCCACCATCATCCCCGCAGGCACCTATCTGCAAGCCATCTACAAGGGCCCCTATCGAAAGATGCGCCCTTTTTACGCCATGTTGAACGACTGGCTCAAGGAGGCCGGTTACAAAAGCGGCGAAGTCAACTACGAGCGGTATCTGAACTCCACCAAGGATGTGGAGGAAGAAGAGCTCCTGACGGAGGTCCTCCTTCCTGTAGAACCGATCTAG
- a CDS encoding glutaredoxin domain-containing protein translates to MKKVVLYTTDTCPYCTQAKAFLREEGIHYQEKNASKDPAAQQEMASRNLRGVPSFLIGDEVVVGLDKEKVLRLVDHRLGTCPKCRSKLRLPIGKGKIKATCPKCGTSFDWKG, encoded by the coding sequence ATGAAAAAAGTCGTGTTGTATACTACGGATACTTGTCCTTATTGCACCCAGGCGAAAGCTTTTTTGCGGGAGGAAGGGATCCACTACCAAGAAAAAAACGCCAGCAAAGATCCGGCGGCCCAACAGGAAATGGCCAGCCGGAACCTTCGAGGCGTTCCGTCTTTTCTTATAGGAGATGAAGTAGTGGTGGGTCTGGACAAGGAGAAGGTCCTCCGTCTGGTGGACCACCGCCTGGGGACCTGCCCCAAATGCCGGAGCAAGCTGCGCCTACCCATTGGTAAAGGGAAGATCAAGGCCACTTGCCCCAAGTGTGGCACGTCCTTTGACTGGAAGGGCTAG
- the aguB gene encoding N-carbamoylputrescine amidase, which produces MRKVKVAATQMACSWNIDENIERAEGLIRKAVGEGANIVLIQELFETPYFCQKEKPEFYNLATTLEENPAIKRFRELARELKVVLPVSFYEQKNNALYNTMAMVDADGSLLGTYRKSHIPDGPGYEEKYYFNPGDTGFKVWDTTYGRIGVGICWDQWFPEAARVMALKGAEILLYPTAIGSEPESPQVDSKDHWQRCMIGHAACNLVPVVASNRIGREEMDDGFLDFYGSSFIAGPTGEMLASCDRESEDVLVVEFDLDQLMEQRLEWGLFRDRRPDLYGPILTMDGGEDHVRHGMRL; this is translated from the coding sequence ATGAGAAAGGTAAAGGTGGCTGCCACTCAGATGGCGTGCAGCTGGAACATCGACGAAAACATAGAACGCGCAGAGGGATTGATCCGAAAGGCCGTGGGAGAGGGAGCCAACATCGTCCTGATCCAGGAACTCTTTGAAACGCCATATTTTTGCCAGAAAGAAAAGCCGGAGTTCTACAATTTGGCCACGACCTTGGAAGAAAATCCCGCCATCAAGCGGTTTCGGGAGTTGGCCCGGGAGCTGAAAGTGGTGCTGCCGGTCAGTTTCTATGAACAAAAAAACAACGCACTGTACAATACCATGGCCATGGTGGATGCAGATGGATCCCTGTTAGGGACCTACCGGAAGAGTCACATCCCGGACGGTCCCGGATACGAGGAAAAGTACTATTTCAATCCGGGAGATACGGGTTTCAAAGTGTGGGACACAACCTACGGCCGCATTGGCGTCGGCATCTGTTGGGACCAATGGTTTCCGGAAGCGGCCCGCGTCATGGCGCTGAAGGGTGCGGAGATCTTGCTGTATCCCACAGCCATCGGATCGGAACCGGAGAGTCCCCAGGTGGATTCCAAAGACCACTGGCAACGGTGCATGATCGGTCATGCAGCCTGCAATCTGGTGCCCGTGGTGGCCAGCAACCGGATCGGCCGGGAAGAAATGGACGACGGATTTTTAGATTTTTACGGGTCTTCCTTTATCGCCGGCCCTACGGGAGAAATGCTGGCTTCTTGCGACCGGGAATCGGAAGATGTGCTGGTGGTGGAATTTGACCTGGACCAGCTGATGGAGCAACGGTTGGAGTGGGGATTGTTCCGGGACCGAAGGCCGGATCTGTACGGACCCATTTTGACCATGGACGGAGGCGAAGATCATGTTCGTCATGGGATGCGTCTTTAA
- a CDS encoding LysR family transcriptional regulator, with protein sequence MDLKHLEYIVAVHDEGSISKAAKKCFVSQPTLSIHLKKLEAELGLPLFDRHGLRTIPTQAGILYVETAKQILELKRTLYSQLESFSQPETNRIALGLFQNIGSKMIAEVYPRFKDRYPRIRLDINDGRYRTLRTGLLGEALDLAIITIVQREEDFSYEEIKKEPFLLACAVDQCPDSILPMMQTREGLFSFIQNKHFILAPDDTIRREVENQFFTASGFRPQTYDQVHNIHTTLDMVEKGLGVALIPAGFFDPAKSIRPIPVPENPSWTLVAATKKGRVLSPSLKVLLQLIRAYYTQENHYRY encoded by the coding sequence ATGGATCTGAAACACCTGGAATACATCGTAGCTGTACACGACGAAGGCAGCATCTCCAAAGCCGCGAAAAAATGTTTTGTATCTCAGCCCACCCTGAGTATCCATTTAAAAAAATTGGAGGCAGAGCTGGGTCTTCCCTTGTTCGACCGACACGGTTTGCGCACCATTCCCACCCAGGCCGGGATCCTTTATGTAGAAACGGCCAAGCAGATCCTGGAGCTGAAAAGGACCCTTTACTCCCAGTTGGAATCCTTTTCCCAGCCGGAAACCAATAGGATCGCCCTTGGTCTCTTTCAAAACATCGGCAGCAAAATGATCGCGGAAGTATACCCTCGGTTCAAAGACCGTTATCCCCGCATTCGTCTGGACATCAACGACGGGCGATACCGAACCCTTCGTACAGGCCTGTTGGGTGAAGCTTTGGATCTTGCCATCATTACCATCGTCCAGCGGGAAGAGGACTTCTCCTATGAAGAAATCAAGAAAGAACCCTTCCTTTTGGCCTGCGCCGTCGACCAATGCCCCGACTCCATTCTTCCCATGATGCAGACAAGGGAAGGTCTCTTTTCCTTTATCCAAAACAAACACTTTATACTGGCTCCAGACGATACCATTCGCCGAGAAGTGGAAAATCAATTTTTCACCGCATCAGGTTTTCGACCTCAAACTTATGACCAGGTCCACAACATCCACACCACCCTGGACATGGTGGAAAAAGGCTTGGGTGTGGCACTGATCCCTGCCGGTTTTTTTGATCCTGCAAAATCCATTCGCCCCATACCTGTACCGGAAAATCCTTCCTGGACTTTGGTTGCTGCAACAAAAAAAGGAAGGGTTTTATCCCCTTCCTTAAAAGTACTGCTTCAGTTGATCCGTGCTTACTATACCCAGGAAAACCATTACCGGTATTAA
- a CDS encoding agmatine deiminase family protein: protein MFERRMPAEWETHEKTILQWPVADSLVHPDNYTEVCDGYEETIRAIQAFEPVGLIVDPEEMGALRKRLGEDIDLYPIPHNDAWARDSVPTIIVDKDGSRLGVDWKFNAWGEKYQPYDLDDALGEKILAMTDIARERPDLVLEGGSIHSDGEGTILTTKECLLNPNRNPGMSMEAIEEALKDHLGAKKVIWLEEGLDGDETDGHIDNIACFAAPGKVLLQVCRDPKDPNYAITRRCLEVLDREVDARGRRLEVVEIEQPPYATYRGKRATLSYLNFYFVNDGLILPVFGGDAAQTDQKAMEVLKDAFPQRGIATVNGWSLVKEGGNVHCITQQIPKAAKEERA from the coding sequence ATGTTTGAAAGAAGAATGCCTGCAGAATGGGAGACCCACGAAAAAACCATCCTGCAATGGCCTGTTGCCGATTCCCTGGTCCATCCGGACAATTACACGGAAGTCTGCGACGGTTATGAAGAAACCATCCGAGCCATCCAAGCTTTTGAGCCGGTGGGATTGATCGTGGACCCCGAGGAAATGGGAGCACTACGAAAACGATTGGGAGAAGACATCGATCTTTACCCCATCCCCCATAACGATGCTTGGGCGCGGGACAGTGTTCCTACTATTATTGTGGACAAAGACGGCAGTCGTCTTGGTGTGGATTGGAAATTCAATGCCTGGGGCGAAAAATACCAACCCTATGATCTGGATGACGCCTTGGGGGAGAAGATTTTGGCTATGACGGATATTGCTCGTGAGCGTCCCGACCTGGTGCTGGAGGGAGGGTCCATCCATTCCGACGGAGAAGGCACCATCCTGACCACCAAGGAATGTCTGCTAAACCCCAATCGAAACCCTGGGATGAGCATGGAAGCCATCGAAGAGGCATTGAAAGATCATCTGGGAGCAAAGAAAGTGATCTGGCTGGAAGAAGGCCTGGATGGAGACGAGACGGACGGGCACATCGACAACATCGCCTGTTTTGCCGCTCCGGGGAAAGTGCTCCTGCAGGTGTGCCGCGACCCGAAGGATCCCAACTACGCCATCACCCGGCGATGTCTGGAAGTATTGGACCGGGAAGTGGATGCCAGGGGCAGAAGGCTGGAAGTGGTGGAGATCGAACAACCTCCTTATGCAACCTACCGGGGCAAACGGGCCACCTTGAGCTATTTGAATTTCTACTTTGTCAACGACGGTCTGATCCTTCCCGTATTTGGCGGAGACGCCGCCCAAACGGACCAAAAGGCGATGGAAGTGTTGAAGGATGCATTTCCCCAGCGTGGGATCGCAACGGTGAACGGGTGGTCCCTGGTGAAAGAAGGCGGAAACGTCCATTGCATCACCCAGCAGATCCCGAAAGCAGCAAAGGAGGAAAGAGCATGA
- a CDS encoding cobalamin B12-binding domain-containing protein → MELKRLTQDLGDLHEDQVVAFLKEFVKMDPTGDEVDAVIQACQEGMAIVGDRFERGDYFVGDLIFAGELMTESMDLLKPIIKKSKREKIGVMVIGTVQGDLHDIGKNIYRGMAEAVGFEVHDIGIDQRPEAFVEKVREVRPDVLGMSGVLTLALEAMKQTVDALIEEGLRDDLKIIIGGNPVTKDACEYIGADAFTTNATEGVRIAEEWMH, encoded by the coding sequence ATGGAATTGAAACGATTGACGCAAGACTTGGGGGATCTTCATGAAGATCAGGTCGTGGCGTTTTTAAAAGAGTTTGTAAAAATGGATCCGACAGGGGACGAAGTGGATGCAGTGATCCAGGCTTGTCAGGAAGGAATGGCCATCGTTGGGGACCGTTTCGAACGAGGAGATTATTTTGTAGGTGATCTGATCTTTGCCGGGGAATTGATGACAGAATCCATGGATCTGCTTAAACCCATCATCAAGAAAAGCAAGCGGGAAAAAATCGGCGTGATGGTCATCGGTACCGTGCAGGGTGACTTGCATGATATTGGTAAAAACATTTACCGGGGAATGGCGGAAGCCGTCGGTTTTGAAGTTCATGATATCGGCATCGACCAGCGGCCGGAGGCCTTTGTAGAAAAGGTTCGGGAAGTCCGACCGGATGTGCTGGGCATGAGCGGAGTATTGACCCTGGCATTGGAAGCCATGAAGCAAACCGTGGATGCGCTGATAGAAGAGGGACTGCGTGATGATCTAAAGATCATCATCGGCGGCAATCCGGTAACAAAAGATGCTTGCGAGTACATTGGCGCCGATGCCTTCACTACCAATGCAACGGAAGGTGTCCGTATTGCTGAAGAGTGGATGCATTAA